Proteins found in one Alphaproteobacteria bacterium genomic segment:
- a CDS encoding DedA family protein yields the protein FFISNKRLIKVISFFDKHDTVSTSFGRLIPGIRQYISFAAGFSNMNFNKFLFFTFLGSSIWVSILSYIGFVFGNNQELIHTNLKQITLLTCLITASFLLIYVLLYRLRSKRFD from the coding sequence TTTTTTATTTCTAATAAAAGGTTAATTAAAGTAATAAGTTTTTTTGATAAGCATGATACTGTTTCTACTTCATTTGGTAGATTAATTCCAGGTATAAGGCAGTATATATCTTTTGCCGCTGGTTTTAGTAACATGAATTTCAATAAATTCCTTTTTTTTACTTTTTTAGGCTCTTCTATTTGGGTATCTATTCTTAGCTATATAGGTTTTGTTTTTGGTAATAATCAGGAGCTAATACATACAAACTTGAAACAAATAACTCTTTTAACTTGCTTGATAACCGCAAGTTTTTTATTAATATATGTGCTACTTTACAGATTAAGATCAAAAAGGTTTGACTAA